GCCGTTCACCTTCGGGAATCCCTCGATGACATCGGGGAAGTCGGCAGACAGACCAAGTGTTGGGCAACCGACCACGGTCTCACGCTCGATTACACCTTCCTGAGCGTGACCGAGGCCGGGCTCTATCACCTCACGGCGCAGCTTGCCCGCGAGGCGGCCCAGCGTGCCGCCGATGGTGCTCCGGCCGACGCGGCCGACGCGGCGAAGCAGCTGGCGGCTCGGGTCGCACAGGAGCGCGAGAACCCGCACGTCACTCGGCGTCTCTATCCGGCGATCCCGCCGGATATGCCCTATGTCTGCTTCTACCCGATGACCAAGCGCCGCGAGTCCGGGCAGAACTGGTACATGCTCACGCTGGACGAGCGCAGCCGCCTAATGCAGGCTCACGGCCAAACCGGCCGCCGCTATGCGGGACGCATCCTTCAGATCATCACCGGCGCGATCGGATTCGACGCGTGGGAGTGGGGCGTCACGCTCTTCGCCAAGGACCCGCTCGACTTCAAGAAGCTCGTCACCGACATGCGGTTTGACGAGGTCAGCGCGAAGTACGCGGAATTCGGCGAATTTTTCGTGGGGAAGTTGGTCGCGGCGACTGAATTGGGATGACGGTGGGCGGGTGGAGGGTGGACGGGTGGACGGTGGACGGGTGGACGGGTGGACGGCAGACTGCTGAGGCCTCAGCTCTGAGAACTCGGTAGTTCCCGGTCCACCCGTCCACCTGTCCACCCCTTCAGAAACCAACCCCGCCACCTCCTCGTACGGTCTTCCGTCCAACATCCCGAGGCCAGACGACAATGTGGTCGGCGATCAAGTGGCTGTTGCTGCGCATCGCGGCAATTCGCTGGGTCTTCAAGCTCGGCTGGCTCGGCGTGCTGATTCCGATCGCGTTCGTGCTCAAGGCGATCGGGTTGCCGCTGCTGCTCATCCTGCTCGTTCTCGCGCTGCCCGTTCTGCTGATGTTCTTCGTGTTCGGGCTGCCGGTTTTCCTCGTGGTGATGGCCGGCGGTGCGTTCATGGGGCTCGTGAGCTTCGTGCTGACGCTCAGCTTCGCGGTGCTCAAGATCGCGATCTTCATCGTCCTCCCGATCTGGCTTGTGTTCGCCATCGCGCCGCGCATCGCCCGCTGGTTCAGGGGCGGCAACGGCGGAGACTCGAAACCCAACGCGTCGCCGCCGAATCCGCCGCCGACCGCTAGCGGCAACGACTTCGAACCCGAGTAGGGTTCACCGGTCCACCGGTCCACCGGTCCACCGCGGTTCTTCAGGAGCAGTCACCATGTTCGGCTTCGTTCGCGCGTTGTTCTTCGGAGCGCTCGCGCTCGTCGTCCTGGTTCCGATCGGAATTCTGCTCGCCGTCATCGGCCTGCCCGTCATCGCCGTTCTGGGCATCGTCGCGCTCCCGATCCTGCTCGTCCTCTTTCTCATCGGGCTGCCGTTTCTCATTCTCTTCGCCGTCGTGCTCGGGCTCCTTGGCGCCGTGTTCGGCGTGCTGATGGCTTTCATGTCGCTGGGATTCGTCGTGCTGAAGGTCGCGCTGCTCGTTTTGATTCCGCTGCTGATCATCGGCT
The window above is part of the Gemmatimonadaceae bacterium genome. Proteins encoded here:
- a CDS encoding chlorite dismutase family protein, producing the protein MSLQSGTAVQPPETLEGWYALHQVFTHDAGAHVSDGDARGDSTRTLPAVSRADHGWSAYARLIGSKHDLLAVHLRESLDDIGEVGRQTKCWATDHGLTLDYTFLSVTEAGLYHLTAQLAREAAQRAADGAPADAADAAKQLAARVAQERENPHVTRRLYPAIPPDMPYVCFYPMTKRRESGQNWYMLTLDERSRLMQAHGQTGRRYAGRILQIITGAIGFDAWEWGVTLFAKDPLDFKKLVTDMRFDEVSAKYAEFGEFFVGKLVAATELG